In the Salvia miltiorrhiza cultivar Shanhuang (shh) chromosome 8, IMPLAD_Smil_shh, whole genome shotgun sequence genome, ataaaattaaacttacaacgcctgaaataatgcttaagtctaatcagaaatattaaagtaaattctaaatagtccccggcaacggcgccaaaaagttgatcactattattatagcaacaaaaactgcaactaaacagtataATTGTAGCACATAAACAACAAGcaaagtatcgtatccacagggactattatgacgaatcaccttaagtaatcctaactaaaccctagtaatattcaggcaatcACAAATAAGAATGGAGTAGATAACTTAAATCAAaacaaaccaaataaaataggatagaaaactcaattaataaaagacaactgatcctagggcagtaaattcattaattaaatctatgcaattaatctattaatcatatgtaccaatttaatccagttatgatgagagatcacttaattaatcaatcactctcgctagagcagcaacgatcgtagattagtaaattatctatctccgttaggtctcaagaaaatctactaactcccaatagctcctaagaatagctccctatgatccacctatccccgctaggtctcaaggttaaaatcatatcatacattcctgaatccgctaaacagttatctccgctaggtctcaaaccgaatagctacacatgcaaattattcgccagataatccacaagaaatcaagcaccaggaattatgaataaTAAATTGGAAGGCACaaatgtattaacaaataaatcacataaattcaatcaactatttacaaaccctagaatcagctaaacgaaactagccacatactgaaataaaacataaacataattaaaaagaatgcaattataaaaactaaattatataaaaactgaataagaacgaatgtagcagcttgaatcttcaatcttgtggaaatccaatgcAAGCAGAAAAaaactggaaagaaataaattttaaagctatgaaattgaaaaataaaagttgggaactCAAAaaggaaccctgaataggtcaaaagaggacctatatataggcacaggggataaatacagtatagagctcgaaaatactgataaaatccgaaaatcccgcaaaatcccgaaaattcggaaattcccgtcgggcactatttaCTGCTGCGcgtgactttcttgtttcggccatatctttctcgtccgaactcggatttacgaaccgtttgagcctacgaactcgtatcgagacgaactacaactttcattaagatcaacagtccaaattcgaacttcatatttctgtaaaattcatcaaagtacgagcaagtaacatatttcacaatataaagcaatttaagcacaaaacaatcatcaaacactcaatttcctataaaattaacataataagaacattaaaaatcatggaaacatgagtgttatcaataaCTCAGGAGGACACCCCAAGAAAAAGagggggaaagagagagaaaattcgaTTCAATCATCAATGTAAAAGCTACATCGAAAGATCAATTCGAGCTCAACCTTCACAAGAATTGAATTGAAGAAGATAGTAAACATAGCTCAACTGGAGAAGTTTGATGAAGAGAGTTTCAAATATTGAGATTTGAAtcgtgtgagagagagaatcatAATTAGACGTGGGATAGAGAAAATATGGCGGTAAAATATTACCGTTAAActgatattttatataatatatagatgtaataaatttaaaaatatttatatttattaataaaatactaaatttgTAACACATAGTATAATATTTCCTGGCATTGCATATGAGACGtactagtatatataaataaaagaaaaggttAATTTTAAAAgcgtattaaaataaaaaaaattaatatttgacaGGGACGAAGTACATGATAATAATTCAATTAATGACTGATTTACCTTGATAGGGCCAAAGGATTACCATATTTAATCGTATAGTCCAAAATATGGGGCCTTCAATCCAAGTGATCCAACACAAACCCACCAACCATGATTTCTGCACCCTCCGATTCAACCATCAAATCTTAGCCGTTTAAATAAGTCGGTTATTCACTATAAAAGGACGTCGAGATCTCGTCTGTTCCCCTTTTACGCTGTCCTTAAAAATTAGGGTTGCAGTTTCAAGTTCGGAATTTTGAATTACAAGGTTGGATTCATGCTTCTGTCAGCCCTATgcataaataaattctttttcaaaatgtgtgttttagtttttatttttcaataattcgttatttgttgaattgattttgtttatttttatttccttcTTGCTGTACTGTGTTTTGATGTTCTTGTTGTGTGTTAAACTCAATCCGGCGTTTAGATTTATATTATTCCTCAAATTGTTCGATTGGGGGACTGGATTTGCTTCTGTTGCACAACTGTGGACCTGTGGCTACTGAATTTCCCTTTTCTTCCTCTAATATCTACTTGGTTTTCGGGCGTTATAATATGTGACTGTGTGCCATGGTGTTTGAAACACGGTTTTatgattaatttgattttgtgtcACCCATCGGAGGGTAAACGCctcccaccccccaaaaaatataataaaaaataaaaacgaagagagagagagaacagaaGTGAAAATGGAACCTTTGCAGTGTTAGTGTAATTGGGTGGAAAAGCTCGtatcctttttttattttgaaggatCACAGTGATGTATTAAACTACGGTTTATTCATTCTTTACCTTGTGAAGTGATTTTGGAACTTGTTTTATCTTTTACCTTTCTTATGTAAAGCCTCCAATCAATATTTGTGCAAAATGGCACATCTTTTCTTGGGGTCTAATAAGTCTCAATTTGAATCTGCAGCTGTACAATGCCACGTTACGAGGACAGATATGGGAGCACTACTCGCCTCTATGTTGGTCACTTGTCCTCACGGACCCGATCTCGCGATCTTGAGCATGTGTTTAGTAGATATGGCAGGTAATTAATTGGCCCTTTGTTATCATATCCTCGTTGAATTTatttcacttttcacttttccTTACTACTGTTTAGCTCTTCCTTGAGAATTTTAAGATTTTTacttcatatatttttttttctgtacTTTGTGGTTGCTTATACTTGTACTGATACCTGTAGCTCCCTGCTTAATGCTGGAACTTTGTGTGTGATTATTTCTTTCCTAGTCATATAAATGTTATTCAACTTAATATTCAATCAGATTCTTGTACCTTCTGCAAAAGATTTTGCTATGTCCATTTTTAATCCTTTTGTACAGGGGAAACAAAGAAAGTGAAAATGGTTACTCTTGTCTCACTTGAATTTGTATCTGGTGATATTTATTCCATATCTCGTATGAGTTTCCTGAACTAAGCATGTCCAAGAATATCTATTTTTGGTTTATTCTCCCTCTATCATTGTACTACATCAGAGGTCTGCTATATGGGGTATAGCTTCGCTTCCCACCTCTTACTAAGAGCATAGTTGCTTTCCAGGCATGGTTGTTGCTTGGGCATCATTGTGATCTTGTTTTTTGTGAAGGAAAAAAATGCGTCTTAGGTTCCTTTGAGTTTGACTTTAATGATTCTATTGAAGGTTTCTGAGCCTTTGCCTGACCTGGTGGTCAATGGTGGGAGGGTGGACTATGCCTGACCTGGTGGTCAATGGTGAGAGGGTGGACTTGGTGGAATTTCTTGCCGATTGTTAGAAGCCTTTGGCGATTTTCTATGTTGTCTttgcatgtttttatggaaTTTGCCACAATCAAACTGGTGTTTAGTTCGTCTTGAGGACCAAGTTTCATGCACTGCAGTACGTAAGTAGTTTTGATGGCCTTACTGTTTCTGGAAACCGTTTCCGCAGAGTACGCGATGTGGATATGAAGCGAGACTACGCCTTTGTTGTATGTACCATCTCTCTCGGTGTTTTTTAAATACATTAACCTTCATCTTAAGATCAGTTGATCACATGTTTCTCAAATCACACAATGTGGGTTTCTTGTTGGGATTTTTTCTTCTTGACTTGCTCAGGAATTCAGTGATCCACGTGATGCTGATGATGCTAGATATAACCTGGATGGTCGAGATGTGGATGGACGCCGCATTATTGTGGAATTTGCCAAGGGTGTAAGTCACTTTTTACCTTCTTGTTATGCCTGCGATCATGAGACAATTGCATTTCTTTTTCCTTGTCTTATACCTGTGTGATGAAGATATAAAAGCTGCCTTTTGAGATACAGCTGCTGTTTTTCGGGATGAACTCGTGATGATCCATGTCTGTTTTTTTGCAATGTTGTGGAAAGATTAAGGTGGAGCTGCGGAGCTGAGGCATTTTGCCTTGGCGAGGCAAGGTGGTAAGCGTGCGAGTCGTGAGCCTCACATGgaagacaaaaaaaaatctcaataattacaaaaagatataaaacaatatatatcaataaaaaatatactataaattattggtttataggtttaaaataatcaaaacgAAAATTCAAAGTATCTCAAAAACACCAAATTATCTAATCAAAGAGTGCGTTGTTCTGGAGATGAGAGAATTGGTCGTGTGAATTGTCTGGTGTGAGCCGTGTGACTGTTTTTTCTATcatgcaattttttatttatttatacttttaatacattaatttagcgttacaatataattatttgaatgggCTGTTTAGTTTTAGATATAAATATCTATGAGCTTTTGATTTTATAAGAAGAGACATTAAATTGTGGTTGACTTGTAAAAAGGAAATTACAGCTGACTTTTAAATTACATGCACCTCCTGAGCCAAACTCACTGCACCAGCACCTCAAGGCAACTGCCTCATGCAGAAGATGTGTATTAAATTTCACTAACTCAACTTCAGATGCGTAATATTTGGAGTGGTTTAGCAGTGCCTCACCTTGAGGTGTGGCTGCACCAACCGTTATTTATTTGCACTTAATTTAGGCTTTATAGTAGAATACCATGTTGCCAGCAATACCTGCCTGAAATTTTCGACTGAGCTGTTTTTAGAAACTTATTTGAGATAGAACTCGTGGACTTTATTATTGCCTCTGACAGTGCATGATACAAATATAGGTGCCACGTGGGCCTGGAGGGGTTCGGGAGTATGTGGGCAGGGGTCCTGCTCCAGGTTCTGGCCGCTGCTTCAATTGTGGCATCGATGGTCACTGGGCTCGTGATTGCAAAGCTGGAGACTGGAAGAATAAGTGTTACCGCTGTGGGGAAAGAGGTCACATTGAGAGGAACTGCCAAAACAGTCCTAAGAAGCTTAGGTATGAATTTTGCTGGCTTTCAGGAATTGATAAATCATCCCCCCCCCTTCCCCCCATTGTGTTGCTTGTATTTGTCTCATGTTTTATGCTTCAAGTTGGTAAGTTTCCTGGGCTGTTCTGTCCTGACCATTGTAAGGCTAGATCTTGTTTAAATTAACATGATTCATCTCATCTAGTCCTCCTTGACTTGGTTTGTGCTGCAGTAGCGGACGTGGTCGAAGTTACTCGCGATCTCCTGTAAGGTCACGTTCTCCTCGCCGTGGTGGCCGCAGTAGGAGTAGAAGCTTCAGCAGAAGCCGCAGTTACAGGTTTGAGCATTTGGCATTTTCACTATTTAAGTTATGGGATCTTGAGCTATTTTTAAGTATGATCGGTTACTCTTGGGCCTTTTGGACtgaatgttataatttgtgttCAGCCGGTCAAGGTCCCCTGCCGCCAGAAGAGGACGTGATGCTGATTATAAAGAAAGGAGGTCAAGAAGTCCACGTGGTGAAAGCCCAGATCTTAAGAGAGACGCTTCTCCTACTAAATCAAGGAAGCTCAGCCCAACACCTGATAGAGATGCGCCTAGAGAGCGAAGTGCTTCACCTAGCAGAGGCAGGGTGGAGACTGAGCAAGACGGGTACAATAGTGATAGCCCAAAGGAGACTAGCCGTAGCCCTGTGAGTCCTGCAGCTAGGAGGTATGATGAGAGTCCTTATGAGGAAAATGGCCGCAATCGCAGCCCCAGCCCAAGAGAGGACAGAAGCCCTGTTGAGGATGATGATCCAGTACGGTCGCCCCGAGGCAGCGAGTCTCCTTGAAAGCATTCATAATGTGGAACACTAACTTGGGATTTATGTACCGTCTCTCTATATGCTCTACACTTGTGTTGTCAATTTGTGAGGTATTAAAACTATACTGTTGTCTTTAGCTGTGACTTCAAGAAGTTTGTCTTTGCAGACTACAAACTTTTATGTGTGGTGATTTATTGCCAACCGTTTAGATCAAGTGGTGAATGAAATGGTGGAGAAGAAGTCTCGAGTAGTTTGTGAAATATGTTGTGTTCTTTGACTGATTATGCCATCATTTACTTTTATTGAACGGTAGTAGCTTCATTGAGCAGAATAATGGGAGTAGTAATTTTTTGATTAGGTAACTTTCTTTTAAAAGATGATTGATGTTATTTTTCTAAACATCCTTTCTCGTGTAACTGTAATTGGGTCATTTAACGCCAAGATCGTTCCATTGCCATTGCCATTGCCACTAATCAACACGCATGTTGCGATGCCAAATTAGTTCTTGGTAAAATTTAATTTCACATAGGTCTAAGTTTACGCCGATTGCCACGGTCGATTTGAGGGAAAAAAGTTGATTTGTTTCCTGAAGATGCCGAGGATAAGTTAtattttgtgtgtaaagttATACGATTCCTTTCGGATAATCCTCTTTAATAATGTCTGGGATTCTCCCACTTGGGGCTCATGATCACAACATCCTCAGCTACGCTTCTCTTACATGTCTGATTGTAAGATGCTGCAATCTTGTTGGTGTTGGAGGCAAGACTATGGATCCTGCTGTCTTTGTTGGTTGGGCAGCAGCGATGATGATGATGGATCCTACGACGATTCCTATTACCTGACATACGACCATATTGAAGATTATACCGCCAAGAACCAAGACTACAAACAAAATGGAGATTCCCAGAGCTGGCTTGCCGAATTTGGTTACAACAATGAGGCCGACTATGAAAGCTACGTTGTAAAGGAAGAGAGCCCTATCAACGAAGGCGCCTCTTACAACGACGACTATGGTGCTTTAGAAGATGGTGTTGATGATTCGGAGCTCTGGGATAATTGGAACTGGACAACCTTGTATGACACTATCTTTGCTTACTAGCTACCCACCTCTCTCATTTTACTATAAATCTTCTACTCTGTTTGCTTCTATGAAATTCCTTTTTGACTATATTATGTCAAGGACTCTGAATTTATCCAAATGAATTGTTAGGTGTTATGTTATATTCATcagaaatacatattataatttCTTCGATTCTCTTTTCAATGGACTGATTTCCTTCCGCAGATCTCGTATCAATTCTGTTCTACAGTCATCAGATTATAAGGAAAAATAACCACCAATGAATTTTAGAACATGTGAAAAACCAATAAATTTTGCGCCAATAGTCTCTATTTTCACGCCGCTATCCATTTTCTCCTAGAAATGCGttaggaaaaaaaaacaaaaagaaaaaaaaacatctcCAGGCAAATATGGGAAGACCGATGACGAGGGCAAGGGTGTGCATTTTCCTGATAATCGCCGCCGCCTTGGCGGCATCAGCGGCGGCGACGGTCGTGCACAGCACCCCAAAAAAGCAACTGAGGAAGCGGCGGCCCGCCCACAACAAAGTGGGCGGACTGATCCCGGCGGTCTTCGTGCCGACCCTGAACCTGGAGCAGCAGGACTACCTGAATGCCCACAACGACTTCCGGCGGTCGGCGGGGATGCCGGCGCTGACGTGGGACGCGAAGCTGGCAGCGGTGGCGCAGGCGTGGGCGGAGAGGCGGCGCGGGGACTGCAACTACCGGAGGCACTCGAGCAGCCCCTACGGCGAGAACATCTTCTTCATGAAGTACAGGGAGTTCTCGCCGCGGGACGTGGTGCAGTGGTGGTTCAGCGAGAGCAAGATGTACGACAGCAGGCAGCTGCGGTGCCGGTGCGCGCCGGAGAGGGAGGGGTGCGAGTGCGGGCACTTCCTGAACGTGGTGTGGCGGAACACGAAGAAGGTGGGATGCAGCGGCATCGTTTACTGCAATGATCAGGGCGGCGTCTACATCGTGTGCGAGTATGATCCGCCCGCGCTCATGTCGGGAGCCAATCCCTTCACCGGCCTCCGTTCTTGATTAAGGCTTTCACCTATTTTTGTATGCATTAATCGTCATCGATTCTTTGTTTATTTCTGGAGTAATGTTTTTTTCAATGTGCCAATTTTCGAGTAACATGGAATGTGTTTATTTGTTCAAATTGCTTTTGGTATTTCATTATATGAACATTATAATGATGGGTGTATGCTACAGAGTAAAGAGCAAGCGCCGTCTCAACATTAAAGATGGGTGTATGCTAAATGATCGACCACTTCTTCCTCTCATCACCCCACATTTATTGCGgtataatatatactccctccgtcctatatgcttaggcttgttttccttttttgaatgtcccatttatataggattgtttccataaaaagtaatgtttttttactcatttattattatatccctatttaattctttaatttactcccactttaatacatcattaaataataaatatgggcatactaggaaatttacttatatattttcatttccaataaatttttttaatctttgtgaaaatcccaatcaacggagggagtatatttttttaaatagcaTCGGAGGAAAtggaaaaaggaaagaaaaacaaaatgaaagtAGAGTATTTTAGGCTTAAGTGACAAAAGGCGACTACTACAAAAGGTGTTCAATATTCCATATTGGCTACTTTAAATATTAGCATAATAAATTGTATGGCGTGAATGCGTTATTTAAAGTTATATTACGAGTTGTTTGATTGGTATGACTTTTAAATACTTAATTATGATAGCTAGGAGTCATTGTCGTTAGAGATGTATACTAATGTGCAAGTTTAATTGAATAATATTGATGAGGATGAAAATTGAGCGCTTAAATACATTTAGATTCGATTTCAGCAAAACTACGAAACGTAAAAGATAAAGTTGTAGATCTAAGGTTAAAGGAGAATCATaatagaaatgaaaaatatatattttctattatgACTATAGAGATGTAGATTTGAAATGCATGACAACCAACAATTTGCACTTCTCACATATTATTATTCAAGCTTCGAAACCAAGCTAAATGGGCCATGGTCCTGTATCTCAAACAATTGGCTATAAATAGCTCCCCTAAAATCAAATGTAGACAAGTCATTATACAAAGGAAAATAAAACTAACAAATACTCTTTTCTTCAAGTTTTCTCCACACTCAAATTCTTAGTTCTTAGCTCTTAACTTGATTTTCTCCTCATTTTCACAAATTTGATGTTGAGCCCAAAACCCAATTCAGcaatttgtttttatttcttgTCAATTGTGATAATTTATTCAATATATTTAGACTCATAGTCTTCATATATTCATTCACAAAT is a window encoding:
- the LOC130997654 gene encoding serine/arginine-rich splicing factor RS2Z32-like, which encodes MPRYEDRYGSTTRLYVGHLSSRTRSRDLEHVFSRYGRVRDVDMKRDYAFVEFSDPRDADDARYNLDGRDVDGRRIIVEFAKGVPRGPGGVREYVGRGPAPGSGRCFNCGIDGHWARDCKAGDWKNKCYRCGERGHIERNCQNSPKKLSSGRGRSYSRSPVRSRSPRRGGRSRSRSFSRSRSYSRSRSPAARRGRDADYKERRSRSPRGESPDLKRDASPTKSRKLSPTPDRDAPRERSASPSRGRVETEQDGYNSDSPKETSRSPVSPAARRYDESPYEENGRNRSPSPREDRSPVEDDDPVRSPRGSESP
- the LOC130997668 gene encoding pathogenesis-related protein PRB1-3, whose protein sequence is MGRPMTRARVCIFLIIAAALAASAAATVVHSTPKKQLRKRRPAHNKVGGLIPAVFVPTLNLEQQDYLNAHNDFRRSAGMPALTWDAKLAAVAQAWAERRRGDCNYRRHSSSPYGENIFFMKYREFSPRDVVQWWFSESKMYDSRQLRCRCAPEREGCECGHFLNVVWRNTKKVGCSGIVYCNDQGGVYIVCEYDPPALMSGANPFTGLRS